AGACCTTCAATCATAACAGAGCTGGGCGATTCCCATTCTCTCAGCTTACATCTCATAGGGTGGTTGGAGAAATGGGCCCTAAATAATAACGTGCAGTTCAAATGAGTCCATAGACGGCACACACATCAGTCATAGTACCCTCTGTGTGAAGTCAAGTAATACTCAGAGAGGTGTTCTTCCTTTTGAAGTTCCATTATTTTCCATTCAGGAAAAGTGTGTAGTTCTGCAGGATATAGAGTATCTGTGACTAGGGAGGGAAGGACTTGACAAAAGCACTTTAGGACATGCAAGGCTGGTATCTACTGTCACTTTTGTAGATGACAAAGCAGTCACAGGACATTGAGTTTTTGCTGTGTATGGCAGGTATTGTTATGTGGCTCATAATCAATGCCAAAGCATTCAGGCAGAGGAAACCTCCTACGCACAGTCACCGCGGGTGAATTGCTCCAGGAGGAACATCGACTGCCACCCGTCTCGCTCCTCCGGTCCCCAGCAGGACCTGCCTCTAATTACACTCAAAGAAACGTAAATATCTTAATGCTCCTCGCCTCATCAGCACCACTGTACCGCTTCCGCCTGTCAATCACCCCGCGTTGCGTGTTGTTGGCGCCCGGAGCAGATTCTCCAAGGCTCCAAGTAGTTGGGAGAAGTCATGAGAAGCACACTCCACTGGCAGGACGTAAACACTCCACTGGCAGGACGTTAACACTCCACTGGCAGGACGTAAACACTCCACTCGCAGGACGTAAACACTCCACTCGCAGGACGTCAAAGAGACTTGAGTCGTAAGCCCAAGTCGTGACACGTGATAAGTAAACCCAATCACCTAGGTGCAGATGAGGCTATGTTAACGAGGCTGATTACAACTTGAGGCACATTGTGCACTTTGAAAACTTTGGGTAGTTTTCATTAGCTCTAGGTCACACATTACAATGAGCGATAATGTCTCTGGAAATGTTTTATTAACTCGCGTGACTTTATGGCCACAGGGCGTCCCATTCAATGACCAGATTCAGAAATCTTCACGCTTGAACGCTTCGATCAAATGTTATGAAGCGTACATATTCCCCACTAGTGCCGATTCCAGTCATTTCAGTGACTTTTGCCGAGGGTATTAACTGACATTATTCATCCTTCATTTGTGCACTGACATCATTTGATTGCCTGTAGGCATGTTGATATCTTCTGCCTTGCTCTGTGTGGATGATGTGGACATTCAAATAAGAGTGTTATTGTCTTACTAGAATATCATTGTCCTGGAACAACTGAAACCAGCATGGATGATATCCACGTAAGCTGTGCTTGTACCACCATGGCTCTGTACAAACTCTAACCCTGGCTCTTTTGCCCCCAAGTTTCTTGGACTTCCCCTGATATTGTTTGATTGCACGGTCGTTCTGTGGATATTATGACATTATGAGTACACTAACTTCTACCCAGAGCCATAGATACACCTTGTCACTAGAAGTTCCAGGAAAGTCACAGAGTATGAATGTTATTGCTCTTCTGTCCTCCAGGTTCTTTGTGAACTTCCCATCGGCCAAGCAGTACTTCAGCCAGTTTCAGGACATGGATGACCCAGAGGAGATGGAGCGCAGTGTCCAGCTGAGGCACCACGCCCGCCGGGTGATGAGCGCCATCAACACGGTGGTGGAGAACCTCCATGACCCAGAGAAAGTGTCCTCTGTTTTGGCTCTGGTGGGCAAGGCGCATGCTGTCAAACACAAGGTGGAGCCTATGTACTTTAAGGTGAGGGCGTGGCTTGTCTGTGTTAATGGTCCCTAATGACCCTCTGAACGGTTTAGAGTGGAGAGGACGGAAGTTGCGTTGCTCTCTGTTTCAAGTTGAGGCCAACTGGAAAGGCTTTGAGGGTGTTTTTTTAGATGAGATTGCTCTCCTCCATTTtaactcttctctctttcttcatctaccaatttttatttttacttacATCTTaccatcctcttcctctcacttTTTTCCTCATTGTCTATCTCacttcctccctttctccatctctcagaTCCTGTGTGGTGTAATGCTGGAGGTGTTCTCGGAGGACTTCCCAGAGTTCTTCACGGCAGAAGTGCAAATGGTGTGGACCAAACTGATGGGGGCGGTGTACTGGCATGTGACGGGTGCCTACACAGAGGTTGGCTGGGTGCAGCTCTCCAGCTCGGCAGTGTGAGGGGCGATAGCAGGGGAGTGCAGGGCTGTGACGGTCTGTATGGATCCTGAAGGGGAAGTTTGGTCTCTGTAATGCCCCTGTCCAAGAAAAAATGAAAGGAACAGGGATGGAGGAAGGTGATTTTTAGGGCTGAGACTGTTCATAGAATATCTTGTTGTGTTCAACTTTTGGGGGAGTCGTTCCCCTCTCCCTACTGACTCGttgtgtgtactttactgtatagCCCCTGAGGTGTTGTCTGTATAGCTCCTGGGATGTTGTCTATATAGCGTACagtaagtgagtgtgtgtattctcttatgCCCTCATTCAACACTCATTGTATTATTGTAAATCTTCAATGTTTTCAAGGGAACTAAGGGCTCCATTTTAGGGAGTTTTGTTGCTCACTGAAAGTATGCCACTTTGGATTCCCAAATACACCCTGTCTCTTTCCATGCCCATCTCATGCACTATACAAACACACCCATCTGCTAACATCTGCTAACACCCTGTCCATACGGCAATTGGCTATTTTAAACAGTTTCAAAGTGATGGGATAGAGCCACTGGCTGACAGACCACTGTTAGAGTATCATCTCCTCTTTATaagcatgcatgcacgcacgagcacacacacacaatcacacacatacactgctcTGCCAACTTTGACCCCCCGTATGCTAATATTTACAGAGCATTTACTTGGTTTACATTTCCTCATTAAGAAACTGACTCCGGAGGTCTCTGGAAATACAACGTAGCATCAGTATATCTTTTACCTCTGAACCACTGGGGTAAGAAAAAATATTCATATCGACCAAATCTAATATACTAAGCACTCTACAACCCTACCAAGAGGTCTAGACACTTTGGTACAGTTTAAACCATGTTGGGTTGGCATGTACAATACGATGACACAAGTTGGAGCCCTGCTCCCGACTTTTCCCTGAATACACTACAAATGGATTTTAAATGTCACTTTAGATCCaatctcctctgtgtctctgatGGTAACTCCTGCGCTCTGGTCCCTCTCGGCTTTGTCATTTACCATTAATGAGGAAGTAATGGGGCTCCGCTCTTCCTCTTCTGGTCATTCATCAAatatctcccctactctctcatCCTTTCTTTCCCCTGGCCAAATTCTGAAAGAAATCATCCCTCTATCTGCTTTGCTACCATGGCTACTTgggtaataatataatataattctACTGCCTTCTCCTTTGTTGTTCCTTTGGAGGCCAGCAGTAATGTTACGAGATGAAGGATATACAGTAGGCTTACATGGCTGATAATTAACTGACACAGGAAGTCGagctaacacaacatgacaaacTCATTCAGCAAGAGACAAGTGGCTGTAGATGAGAGGAAATGAGGTGGATTACTGTAGAAGTTGTTGTATATAATAAAGTCTCTCTCCCATTACACCTACAGTACGATACACGCACCAGTCTCACACTGTTAGCAAATATTTGACGTCAGATCTTGAGTACAAGCCCGTTAGAGGTcaggctcctctgttcctccgaGTAGCTCGGGATGGAGGAGTATTTGTGTTAGGCCTGAGTCACCCCGACAGGTTGTTTATTAAACCCTTGTCACCCATAATTCACAAAATGGCTACATAATCTTTTTTCTCCCTTCAGCTATAAGCTCGTACCCTCCATCTGCAGAGTTGTCCTCCCTGACAGTCtcttgtgaacacacacacacacatacacacacacacacacacacttaagcaTATGTAGACATCATATACGACATCTGGGACTTCTTGTTGTGATTTTCTTTTTTTGTCATTCAGTTTTAAAGCTTGGACTTTATATTTTTCTAAATATAGAAAACAAAATGATTATCTGTATATGTATTTggaatactgtgtatgactgagATTATATACATTTGTTGACTGGGGGAGTGGGAGTGGTTTTGTGCTGTTTTAGCATGTTTGCACAGCCTACTACAGACGTGTACCTTTGCAGACCTGTGGAAATGAACTATCAATGACTGTCAATAAAGTGATAATTACCTATATTTGTTTCAGGGGGGTGACCTGTCTTTTAATGTGTGACCATATACTGTAGGTTTTATGTATTTGAATGTGTCTGGAATATATCTACCAagagtgtacagttgaagtcggacgtttacatacacctttgccaaatacatttaaactcagtttttcacaattcctgacatttagggacgacgtcgtcgatgcacttattgatgaagccgatgactgaggtggtatactcctcaatgccattggatgaatcccggaaaatattccagtctgtgctagcaaaacactcCTGTAGTGTAGCAGCCGcgccatctgaccacttccaagtcactggtacttcctgttttagtttttgcttgtaagcagaaatcaggaggatagaactatggttagatttgccaaatggagggcgggggagagctttgtatgcatctctgtgtgtggagtaaaggtggtctagaatttatttttctctggttgcacatgtgacatgctggtaaaaatttggtaaactaatttaagtttgcctgcattaaagtccccggccactaggagtgccgcttctgggtgagcattttcttctttgcttatggccttatagagttggttgagtgtggtcttagtgccagcttcgttctgtggtggtaaatagatggctacgaataatatagatgagaactctcttgttagatagtgtggtctacagcttatcataaggtactctacctcaggcgagcaatacctcgagacttctttaatattagacatcgcgcaccagctgttattgacaaatagacacaccacccacccctcgtcttaccagaggtagcgtctctgttctgaCAATGCATGGAAAATCCCACTAGCTCTATATCGTTCATATCGTTGTTCAGCcaagtctcggtgaaacataagatgttagttTTTGATGtctcgttggtaggataatcttaattgtaggtcatcaattttattttccaatgattgcacgttagcaaaaATAACGCTGTCAGTGGCAGTTTACTCGCTtgcctacggattctcagaaggctgcCCGATCTGCGGACCCTTTTCCTGTGTCTTTTCTTCACACAaaaggtgtggatctgggcctgttccagtgaaagcaggatatccttctcatCTGACTCTTTAAAGCAAAAAGTTTATTCCAGTCCgcggtgagtaatcactgttctgatatccagaagttgttttcggtcataagagacggtagcagtaacattatatacacaataaaaatgaacaaaatagcccatttggttgggagaatgtaaaacgtcaaccatgttcttcggcgccatcttCCAAGATTGTGCAGCATTTCCTATGAGTTTGTCAATTCTACTCAGTTCTCTATTCTCTTCTCTTAGAGCGCCAGTCTAAGAGAagaagcctggtcccagatctgtttgtgctatcatgtcaACTCCTTGTCACCCATTGACAATGAGCAATTTAATTCGCAAGagcaaaaacagatctgggaccaggctaggctatttctcttccctccccttctctcctatGGTGCAGAAGACTGAAATAGCACACAGGACCTCTTGCCTACAGTTGCCCAGAGGTACTGGGTTTGCGAGTCCCTCTGTTTCACTCAATTCAATAATGAGATGTAAATGTCATTTATCAATGATTAACGGACGTGCCTGTTCGCTGGTTGATGCTCAGAGCAATGTTCTTTATCAAAAGGGCACCAGTGGGAGCTTCAAAAAGAAGGCATCTTTTTTAAAATTCCACATGGTAATGTATTCCGGGTCTCTTGCCGATATATCATCCTGTACTGTATCATCAGATGTGGTTATAACTTTGTTTTATTGTACATTTATGCAAATCCAATGACTGCTCGGAGTCTTACAGTGTTGGCGGGAAGAATTCTTAATATCATGGAAACTTCCAGATGTTGGTTTTAATTGAATGATTAAGGCCTGTAGTATATTCTACATCTCCCACCTCCTACTGTATCTGCAGAGGAATAACTCCAGTGGTATTTAGCAGTGTGTGTGCTCCCCTGTGTGCTGTGTTGACAGGATGGTGACGTTTCACCATGGCGACCAGTCTCTTGTCACCCAGCTTGACATTCTAGCCAGCGCTGGTGACAGTCAGGGACTCATTTGGCCAGGTTCCCATGGTGATAACAaaggcacaaacacacatgtgcacCTACATCAACATTTCAAGCTGTACAGTAAGGTGAGAAGTACCGGTGAATGaaaagggaacacacacacacacacacacacctgcctaccTATCTGACTCAGCAGTGTCAGGGACAAGAGAACAGCATTTGGCAGCAGATCAATAATGCATCACCTATGTGGCTATGTAACCTCCTCATGGTACAACAGGTAATGTCAACACATAACTCATCCAGAGACCCTGTTGGTACTTACTTGAACTCCTAGCAGCATACAGGTCCTCTCTAGTCATGAGAGGAGAGGACTTAATAAGCATTGTCCTTACTACCATGGCTACCTAATCATCCACAGCCTCCAATTGATTCATAGAAACACTCTCTTCTCCACCGTAACTCATgaccaggtcgttgctgcaacttggtaaaataagggttaaatgtACCAGGTTATGAtatatgtcacgtcctgaccttacttccttttttatgtctctgttttagtttggtcagggcgtgagttggggtgggcattctatgttttgtgttctatgttttccatttctatgtgtttggcctggtatggttcccaatcagaggcagcagacaatctttgtctctgattgagaaccatacttaggcagcctgtttttcccacttgagttgtgggtagttgttttctgtgtctctaccagacagggctgttttggttgtgcttttgtTTACGTTGTGTTTCAATGTTCAGCTTATCGAATAAAtctaacatggacacttaccatgctgcatctTGGTCATCTCCTTCCAACACCCGTTACAATATATTTTTACCATGTCATAGAACAGGAGTGtgaaactcattccacagaaggcGGCAGGTTTTGGGTTTAAGACCTAGACAACGagatgaggggagttccttactaattagtgaccttaattaatcaatcaagtacaagggtggagggAAAATCCACAGACTCGTGGCAGTGGTTCTTAGATACATATCTCTTGGTGATTTATGGATCCAAGAGGCTCTCCATCATGACAGGGCTATGGAGGAGAAACCTGAGGAATCCACAATTAGGAACACTTCCCCAAGCCAGAGATGAGATGCGCACATAACTTGTACAATTCACATTCCTGGCGCTGCTCCTGTGGATCCAAAACCATCCGATACCCATGCTTCAGAACATTTGTGACAGGCGCGAGGAGTTTCACGTCTCCGTTGCTGACAGAATTCCATGAGAATGGCCATGTCGAGACGCCAGGGTCACATTCACAATCTCCTCACTCTAACAAGACAGGGGAGGATGGCATTCATTGACATCTGGAATCATGAAGAGACAGAAAGCACCCATTCCTTCTTTGTGCCTTTCCCTGTAATAGTTCATTAGGTTGCCAAGGGTCTGGCATTCAGGGGCCTATGAAAAGTATTCCATAAGGGAAGTCGTCAATATAGGCTTCTGTGGGGCACATCATGGTAGTAGCATTGATAGCCAGTGATAATGCTAGTTGATAAACAGGAAGATGATTCATCTTGGGACTTTTTCTAGTCCAGAACCTGAAGCAGAAGTTCCATATGTAACTGGTATACGTGTCTAATTAGAGATTAATGAGAAAGTGCGTACACATCACATAGTGGCTTACGCTAGTGCAGTATCAGTGATCTCATCTGGTCTAATCCCAATCTGCTAATCCAGCCAGGTTTTAGCAGGGGTCTGGGAAAGACATACGGGCAGCGGACTGGAACAGGCTAACAGGCTAACGCTACGCTAACTTGGCCCCTCCGGATTGTGGGACAGGGAGCCCCCATGAGCTGTTCATGCTGACCCGGCCTGCTTGCTGGGTGCGTGGGCCAGGTTGATCATGTGCACCACGATCCTGATCATCTCGACCCTGTCAGTCATTCTGCGCAGACGATTCAACAACCGAGTCAAACCGTGAGTACATCCAAGCCTAACCACCGATAAACCATTCATCCCTTTTACAGTCCCTGCTTGCCCGTGTCTGGCATAGAGAAAGTTAACTGGTCTAGACGGAGAGCTCCGATCCCTATCATGCTCTGGTTGGGGGCTCTAAGTTTGATGTCTGAGGGCTCTAGTCTTGTTTGATGGATTTATTATTGTGTGGGATTTGCAATGAGAAAGATTCCGTTTTGCCAGCACTTGGGCTCTTCAGTTCGAATCATTTGTTAGAATAATTTGTCAtctccactctctatctctattaTGTGTGATGAGTATAATGCCAGTACGGAGTACACCAGATGTATTTGTTCTAGTTCCCCCCAGCCTTAAGGCCCTCCCTGTCCTTGAATGTCATCTCACTGTGACTGTCTGGGAAAAGAGGCAATTATGTGGTGTGAAAAACACCAGGGGTCGAGGGTTGAATTGATTCAAGGTGATTTTGTGCTGCGAAGCTGGCATCGTTAGTGTGAAGTGTGCTCAGTTAGTTCCCTGCTGAATGTTATGTTGAAGGACAGATCTTGGAACAACCATTCTGGGAGAAACCAGAGGTTTCTAGTAAATATGAATTGTTAACGCCATGGTGGCCATAAAACTCAAGATCATGGGGAGGACATCAATTGCGGTACTACAGCATGATACCTAAATAACAGACGATCTCTTCATGCCAAGGTGAGAGAGGAAGTAAAGTTCAGTATGTGAGGTTATTTTGTTTTGAGGAATGTAAAAACACCACTATGATGGATGGAGGCTTGGGTGTGGTGGTTTGGATGTCAAGCTGATGCCAAATACCAGCCTGTACCCGGTGTGCCAGCCTCCCAGTCAACTCTGAACTCAAGTTGGGCTATAAGATTGTTTACAACAAAAAAACGACCCAAGCTTCCATCGCCTCACGTGTTGTTTTGTACCATTATGACTCATGGATTACTGTCAAGCCATTTAAATCCATCCTTAAAATGCTTGTCAGGATAATCTTTGAGATAATCTTTCTCTGCTCACATTTGTCTAACTCTGCGCAACAAGAGAACAGGCTGTGATCGGGTTGAAAAGTTTGAGTTCAAAGGTTGAGGGTAGACATTATGGCGTTATTGAAGTTAAGGCCAGTTTGCCAGGGAGGAGATGGGACAGCCTGTTCTTTCGCCATGAGATTTACAACCAATGTGAGCATTCTATTGTGTGATCAATTTGACTGGGTGAGACAGTGCTACTGTAGTGTTTCACCATCAGCTCTGACAGTCATAGTCTTAGATTGGTCTGATACACTATTGGTTAACACTTTATTAGAATAGGCCATCTGTAGATGATCTACAGGCTATTtgcagactatcagtaacatttgaaataactatctactaaccctagccctagacctacccttaacccttatccaggctgtatcacatccgtccgtgattgggagtcccatagggcagcgcacaattggcccagcgctgtccgggtttcattgtaaataagaatttgttcttaactgacttgccgagttaaataaaggttaaataaaaaaataaaacaaattaaattattctaaccctaaacttaacctttacccagaccctagccctaacccttaccgtaactgtaaccttagcaagcagttgcttatcaacagatagtttgttggtaGTATGATCATcggtagagcatctacagatggactatccagactatccaaataaagagTGACACACTACTGTCCTTGGAGAGCCTTGTTGCTGGAGagttgagtagagagagaggccaCTGAGGACATTCCCCTGACAGTCCTTCCCACAAGCACATACTTACACAGACAACATTACAGACACTCCTCAGCCACCCACAGTATCACTCTCACACAGCCAGTCCAAAGAAATAACACACTTTATGTAACAGTACCTCTTCagcaatatacttttttttttacctttatttaactaggcaagtcaggtaagaacaaattcttattctcaatgacggcctaggaacagtgggttaactgcctgttcaggggcagaacgacagatttgtaccttgtcagctcggggatttgaacttgcaaccttccggttactagtccaacgctctaaccactaggctcccctaCCAGATacactggattttttttttatgacggtctaccaaaaggcaaaaggcctcctgcggggacgggggctgggattcaaAAGAAATGTAAttgaattaaataaaaatgtagtgaaatgtgttgttttatagggtCAGCTGTAGTAGTATgacacccctggagcaaattacggctaagtgtcttgctcaagggcacatcaacagatgtgTTACAGGCCcgacactctaaccgctaggcaaCCTTCCGTCCTGCCACCCAGTTTACTATGTAAAAGCATTCCCTATCAGCTCAGCACATGGAGATGCCACAGGGCTTGGGGTGGCAGGAGTGGTTTGAGTATATTCAAACATCTTCCGTGGGACTGAGACCCAACAACACAGATCTTCTGTTTACCCCTGGAGCTGATTAACACTCTCTCTATGAACCTCTGGCCTGCCGTACAATCTCTGGAGGCTTGTTTTAAATCAAGtaaaacacacacgcgcacacacatacacaggcattACAAGCACAAACAGACTGCTTGACAGATATGCTCGGGTAGTAATTCTCTCCTCTGTATATTGAACACTGACTACATTACAAGCGCCAAACATGTTCTATGCAGATTGTGGAACACTGCTACCCACCAACCTGGAAACAGTGACACATTGCTTTGCATTGAACCAAACTGACTGTGCAGGCTTTGTGCTTGACCAGCTAAAAGGAGAATCCCCCTCAAAAACCAACAAAGCAACCAAAAATCATGTCCTCAGagtaatctgtctctctctttctggcagGAAGTCACTGAATCACTAAGGGATTGGTGACAGCCCGTGCCAAAAAGGCGAGCAGTCACCATACTTACACTTAGAAATCCCAGAGTTATTCAGCTGTGGGAGTTTATCTGTCACACCCTCCTTTCCAGTGCTAATACGATCTTTCACCTGCTGTCCATCCACCTCTCCACCCCtgctttcctcttctctcctccttccatccatcctttcAGCCATCCGGACGAGctgggggagaaagagatggcATACGTGCAGAGAGAACTGCAGTCCATGGAGAAGTGAGGCTCACCGCGCTGTCAGGCATCAGTTGCAGGTACATTACTACAGTAAATGTGGATGTACTGCAGACCGAAATAGCCTTCAAAAACACACGCCTGTCATCCTCATGGGCCTCTAATGGAGTTTACTTGCAATTTGTGAGTAAAGAATGCAGTTTGTTGTGTCGGTAGTAAAGTTGTAGTTCAACTGGTGCTGTGGGAAAGCATACCAACATCAAAGACCATGCAGCATAGTAGACATActgtacagcaccagtcaaacgtttggacacacctactcattccagtgtttttctttatttgtactattttctacattgtataataatagtgaagacatccaaactatgaaataacacacattgaataatgtagtaactaaaaagaaaaatcaacaaatcaaaatagatttatgattttagatttttcaaagtagccaccctttgccattaTGACagtttgcaaactcttggcattctctcaaccagcatcacctggaatgcttttctaacagtcttggaggagttcccacatatgctgagcacttgtaggctactttttcttcactctgcagtccaactcatcccaaaccacctcaattgggttgagctcgggtgattgtggagaccaggtcatctaatgcagcacaccatcactctccttcttggtcaaatagcccttacacagcctggaggtgtgttgggtcattgtcctattgaaaaacaaatgatggtcccactaagcccaaaccagatgggatggcgtatcgctgcagaatgctgtggtagccattatggttaagtgtgccttgaatttgcaAATAAATCACAGAACGTGTAACCAGCaacgcacccccacaacatcacacctcctcctccatgcttcacggtgggaactacacatgcggagatcatccgttcagctACTCTGCGTCTGACAAAGATCTCAAATTTGGACGTATTTCTTGGCCcacgcaagtctcttcttcttattggtgtcctttagtagtggtttctttgcagcaattcaaccatgaaaacctgattcacacagtctcaaaTTAAAACAGTTTATGTtgggatgtgtctgttatttgggctgcaatttctgaggttagtaactctactgaacttatcctctgcagcagaggtaactctgggtcttcctttcctgtggcggtcctcatgagagccagtttcctcatagcgcttgatggtttttgcgactgcacttgaaaaaacgtTTAAGTTCTTCAAt
This is a stretch of genomic DNA from Oncorhynchus clarkii lewisi isolate Uvic-CL-2024 chromosome 17, UVic_Ocla_1.0, whole genome shotgun sequence. It encodes these proteins:
- the LOC139369630 gene encoding cytoglobin-2; the protein is MESPRDVGGETMERGERAEPLTDPEREIIQNTWVHVYENCEDVGVSVLIRFFVNFPSAKQYFSQFQDMDDPEEMERSVQLRHHARRVMSAINTVVENLHDPEKVSSVLALVGKAHAVKHKVEPMYFKILCGVMLEVFSEDFPEFFTAEVQMVWTKLMGAVYWHVTGAYTEVGWVQLSSSAV